Genomic window (Streptomyces sp. NBC_01431):
AGCTGGCCGGTGGTGGGCAGCCCGGACTCGGTGAAGTCGGGCGCTCCGTTGACGTCCACGCTGGTGCCCTTGGCCGCGATCGCGCCGAAGCCGTGGGTGTAGGTGAAGTGGTCGTTGATCCAGTTGCGCTTGTCGATGCCCTTGAGGTTGAGCTCGCGCAGCCCGATGACGGTGTCCTGCTCCTTGCCGTCGCTGCCCGTGTAGCGGTCCACATCCAGCGTCGAGGGGAACTGGTAGTACTTGCGCTCCTGCTGGAGCTGCTGGAAGGCGGGCGAGACGACGTTGGGGTCGATGAGCCGGTAGCTGGCCGCCGTGTCGGCCGCCGAGCGCAGCTTCGGGTTGTCCTTGGCGTCGGTGGTGCCCTTGTAGTCCGTCACATCCGCGGTGTCGATGCCGTAGGCCTTGCGGGTGGCATCGATGTTCTTCTGGATGTACGGCGCTTCCTTGGCCTGCTCGTTCGGCTGGACCTGGAACTTCTGCACGATCGCCGGGTAGAGCCCGCCGATCAGGATCGCCGAGAGCACCATCAGGCCGAAGCCGATGACGGGCAGCTGCCAGGTGCGGCGCCACAGGGTCGCGAAGAACAGCACGGCACAGATGACCGCGATGCAGAACAGGATCGTCTTCGCCGGCAGATAGGCGTTGGCGTCGACGTACCGCAGGCCCGTCCAGTTGTTGGTCGCCTTGAAGTCGCTGGACTTCACCGCGAGGCCGTACCGGTCCAGCCAGTACGCCACGGCCTTCAGCAGCACGAACACGCCGAGCAGCACCGAGAGGTGACCGGTGGCGGCGCCGGTGGCGCGCGCGCCGGGGCTGGTGACGCGCAGACCGCCGTACAGGTAGTGCGTGAGGGCGGCGGCGATGAGCGAAAGGACGGCCGCGGCGAAACCGAAGCCGAGCATGAAGCGGTACCACGGCAGGTCGAAGGCGTAGAAGGACACGTCCAGCTTGAACTGGGGGTCCTTCTGACCGAACGGCACTCCGTTGACCCACATCAGCCAGGTGCGCCACTGACCGGAGGCGGAGGCGCCGGCGATGAGCCCGACGAGCGCGGTGATCCCGAGCAGCATCCACTTCTTGTACGGCGCGATGCCCATCCGGTAGCGGTCCAGGCTCTGCTGCTCCAGGGACATCGCGCTGAGCGGCGGCCGCAAGCGGTGCGCCAGCCAGATGTTCAGGCCGACGGCGAAGGCCATCAGCAGTCCGAAGACGCAGAACAACCCGATCTTGGTCCACAGCTGAGTGGTGAAGACCGACGAATAATGGACCGAGCGATACCAGAGCCAGTCGGTCCAGAACCCGGCGAACATGGCGAAGGCCATGGCGAGCACGGCCAGAATGCCCAGTGTCATCAGCAGGGTCCGGACCCGGCGGGACGGCCGGCCGACTCTGATCCGTGGCCCGGACGGGCCTGAGCCGCGGTCCGGCATCTGGAAAGCCAAGGTGCGCACCTCGAAGTTCGCTGTCGTATGGGCGGGCCCCGCGATCGTAGAGCCCACTCATGCAACTTACTGAGGCTTTACTCAGTTCCCGATCGGGGGGTGAAAGAGGGCAGGATGTTGTCCATGTCCAACGTTTCCCCCTCCGGTCCCCCGATGGCCGCCAGCCCGCTCACCCGCGCGGTGCTCGAAATCGACGAGTACGCATCCGGCCTCGGCTGGGACAAGCCGGCCCGCCTTTTCGCGCTCGTCGACACCGCGAAGCTCCGTGCCCAGGCGCCCGGTCTGGTCTCCCCTGCCGACGACGCCCAGGTCTCCGGGCTGACCCCGATCGAGCAGGAGGAGATCCCGCGCAACAAGCCGCTGGACAAGTTCCTCGGCACCATCGCGTGGCCCGACTCGGTGGCTGGCTGCGCGCTCACGGTGGAGCGCATGATGCTGCCGCCGTCCGCCGAGACCTCCGTGCCCGAAGGCCTCGGCGACAAGGAGCTCGCCAAGTGGGTGGCCGCCCATCCCGACCGCCAGGAGGTCCGGATGACGGTGGCGGTGCTGCGCGGCGGAGCCCGCGAGTCGGCGATCCGGCTGCGCGAGAAGGATTCCCCGACAGAGGTCCTGACCGGCCCCGACCTGGTCCCGGGCCTCGCCGAGGCACTGGCCGCGACCTTCGCCTAACGGCGGCGCGGGGACGCGGCCGGCGTCGGCGGCCTCACTTGGCCGAGCAGTTCGGCAGTCCGGCCGTGTCCCCCGTGCGGATCTTGTCCAGGGACTGCCGGGCGTCGTGGATGGTGTCGACCTTCACCAGGGTGAGGCCCGACGGAATGTCCGCCGCGGCGGCCGCACAGTTGTCGTTCGGCGTCAGGAAATAGCGGGCCCCCGCCTGGCGAGCGCCGATCAGCTTCATCTCGATACCGCCGATCGGGCCGACCTTGCCGGAGTCGTCGATGGTGCCGGTGCCGGCGACGAACTTCCCGCCGGTCAGATCCTGGGGGGTCAGCTTGTCGACGATGCCGAGGGAGAACATCAGGCCGGCGCTGGGGCCGCCGACGTCCGCCAGCTTGATGTCGACGGAGAACGGGAAGGCGTGGTCGGTCCCGGCCTGGATGCCGACGATCGCCCGGTCGCCGTCAGTGGCCTTCTCCGTGGTGATGGTGAGCTTCTCGCCGCCCTCGGGCGCCGTGCCCGCCTTCTTGGCGACCTCCGCCTGCTTGGCCGGGACGACCGTGAAGACCACGTTCTGGCCGGGCTTGTGCTTGGTGACCAGGGCCGCGACATCGGCGGGCTTGGTGACCGTGGTGCCGTCGACGGCCTTGATCGCGTCACCGGCGTGCAACTTGCCCTCGGCAGGGCTGCCCTTGACGACCGAGGAGACGATGACCCAGCTCTTCACCGGGATGGCCAGCTCGTTCAGGGCCGCGACCTTCGCGCTCTCCTGGGACTGGCTGAACTCCTCGGCGTTCTCCTGGTTGGACTGCTCGTCGGTCTTGCCGTCCGGGTAGAGCGTGTCGTGCGGAACGACGACGCTGTCGTGTGCCAGCCAGCCGTACACGGCCTCGACCAGGTTCATCCGGTAGTCCGCACCAGTGACCCGGACCGTCGTCATGTTGAGGTGCCCGGTCGTCGGGTACGTCTTGTGGCCGGAGATCTGCAGCACCGGCTCGCCACCGGAGTCGCCGAGCGTGTTCACGGTGGGCCCGGGAGACATCTCGGCGTACGGCACTGTGATGAGCACCCCGGCGCAGAGCAGCGCGATCAGGACGAGGGTGGAGGCGAGCATCGTCGCGGTGCGGCGTGGCATGGAACGACAGTACGGGACCGGTCTGTGCGCCCACCCCTGGGGCCGGTCCGTACGGGGCCCGTTGGCGACCGCGCACGTACCTGAGGCGCTCGGCGCCGGTCAGGAACGCTCAGACGGCGTCGGATCCGGAATGGGATTTCTCCATCGCTTCACGGAACCGGCTGTATCCGGTGAGTTCAGCTACATCGCCGGACGTACGATTACGGGCGGCCCAGCTCGCCCATATCGCCGCGCCGACAGCAGCGAAAAGCGGAATCAGCAGCCAAGCGAGTGCAGCCATTCCGACCTCCCGTCCCCAATGAGCGACCGCAACTGACAGATCAGCAGATTAGTCATCTGCGAGTTCAACGCTCACGCCAGGGGGGCGGTTACGCAAATCGGGGCGCATGCCGTCCGACGGGGTTTCAGATCCACCGGGCGGCCCAGCGGGGCAGCGTGGACCCCCAGGTGACGGCGCTACGCGCCGACCCGCCCTCCCGTCGCCCGACCACCACCCCCAGGTGACGGCGCTACGCGCCGACCCGCCCTCCCGTCGCCCGACCACCACCCCCAGGTGACGGCGCTACGCGCCGACCCATTCTTCTGTCCCGTCCGAGAAGTGCTGGTGCTTCCAGATGGGGACCTCGTGCTTGAGGGCGTCGATGAGCTTGCGGCAGGCCTCGAAGGCCTCCCCGCGGTGCGGGCAGGACACCGCCACGACGACCGCGATATCGCCGACCTCCAGTTCCCCCACACGGTGGACGGCGGCCAGCGCGCGGACCGGGTACTCGGCGATGACCTTCTCGGCGATCCGGCGCATCTCCGCCTCCGCGGAGGGGTGGCAGGAGTACCCCAGCCTGTCGACGTCCGAACCGCCGTCGTGATTGCGCACGGTGCCGACGAAGAGCGTGGTGCCGCCCGCCGCGGAGTCCCCCGCGGCGGCGAAGACCTCGTCCACGGAGAGCGGGGTGTCACGGATCGCCAGGAGCCGGATGGGGTCCTGCGCCGGCTGCTCGCCGGGGTGCTCGGGGTACGTGCGTGCCATGGTTCCATCGTGCCGCACGGCACCGACATCCCGAAATGGCTCTTCCGACGGGGTGCCACGACCCTCCGTAGGACGGTCCTACAGCCCCCGCCGCTTGCGGGCCCTGCGCACCACTGCGGCGGCACCGAGCAGCGCGACGGTCGCGCCCGCGGCCCCGGCGGCGGTGGCGTCCTTGCGGCCGAGCCGACGGCCCGCGACGGTGTGCCGGCCCGCGGCCTCTTCGAGGAGTTCGGCGAGCACTTCCTCGTTGGTCCAGCGCGGCCGCCAGCCCGCGTCGTGCAGCCGCCCGACACTGACCACCCACGGGTGCATCGTGTAGGCGAGGTCCCCCGCGGGAGACGGTGTGAGGCCGATCCGGTGCAGCCGGGCCGCGGCGCCCAGGGCCACCGCGGAGGGCAGCTCCATGCGGCGGATGCCGCTGAACTCCTCCACCTCCTCCTGTTCGAGCCATCCGTCGCAGCCGACCGCGAACTCGCCCTCGACCTTCTCCAGGGCCGCGTACTCCAGGGCGCTGCACAAGTCCTCGACGTGGCAGAACTGCCAGGTCGGACGGGATCCGGCAACCACCAGGAGGCGCGGGGACTCGAAGTACCGGGTCAGCGCGGTGTCAGTACCGCCCACCAAGACGGCGGGCCTTACCACCGTGACGTTCAGACCGGGGTGGGCGCGGGGCGCGCGCCGCCCCAGCCGCTCGATCTCCAGCAGGTCGCCGACGCCGGTCGCCTCGGCGGTGGCCCGCAGCTCGGCGTCCTCGGAGAGCGGGATGTCGTTGTCGGGCAGCGCCCCGTAGACCATCGCCGAGGTGCAGAGAACCACCCGGTGGACGCCCGCGGCGGCCGCGGCGGTCAGCACCGTCTGGGTGCCGCGCACGTTGTACGCCGTGCGGGCCGCGGAATCGGTCTCCAGGTCGAGGTCGAGCGCCAAGTGCACGACGACGTCCGCGCCCCGCAGCTTCTCGGCGATCGCCGGGTCGCGTACGTCCAGGATGTGCCAGGTCGCCTCGGAGACCTCGCCACGGCGCTCGTCGATGGCGATGACCTGCTTGACCTCGTCGGACGCGGCGAGCCGCGCGGTCAGCAGGGCGCCGATCCCGGACGCGGCACCGGTCACGGCGACGACGGGACCGCGCGATGTTGAGGTTGAGAGGTTTCGCGCTGCGCGAACCTGCGGATCTGGGGAACTCACCGGGCGTCTCCAGCGGTTGTCTTCAGTACGTACGTTAATGACGCGTGCGTACCAGGTGGCGTCCATCCTGCCGCAGGCCGCGAGGCGGCGGAGCACCGAGCCCTTTTCCGGTTCGGATGTCTACGCTGGTGGTGTTGTCGGGCAGCCGCCGTCGGCAGGAGCCGGCGGCCTAACGAGCCGAGGAAACCCGTGAGTGACACCCCATTCGGATTCGGCCTTCCGCCGGAGGAGCCGGAGAACGGCGACGGCAAGAAGAAGGACCCTGCCGGAGGTGGCCAGGGTGCCGGCGGCCAGGGCGGTAACCCCTTCGGGTTCCCGGGCGCCGGTGGCGGGGACAACCCGTTCGCCGCGATGTTCGGTTCGATGAACCCGAACGACCTGGGCGCCGCCTTCCAGCAGCTCGGTCAGATGCTCAGCTACGAGGGCGGTCCCGTGAACTGGGACATGGCCAAGCAGATCGCCCGCCAGACGGTCGCGCAGGGCACCGCCGACGGCACCAAGGACGAGAGCGTCGGCCCCGCCGAGCGCGCCGCCGTCGAGGAGGCCGTGCGCCTGGCCGACCTGTGGCTCGACGACGCGACGTCGCTGCCGTCGGGCTCCACCACCGCCGTGGCGTGGAGCCGCGCGGAGTGGGTCGAAGCCACCCAGCCCGCCTGGAAGGAACTGGTCGACCCGGTCGCCGAGCGCGTCGGCGCGGCCATGGGCGGCGTCCTGCCCGAGGAGATGCAGGCCATGGCGGGCCCGCTGATCGGCATGATGCGATCCATGGGCGGCGCCATGTTCGGCCAGCAGATCGGGCAGGCCGTGGGCGTGCTCGCGGGCGAGGTCGTCGGCTCGACGGACATCGGGCTGCCGCTCGGCCCGGCGGGCAAGGCCGCGCTCCTTCCGCTGAACATCGAGGCGTTCGGCAAGGACCTGGGCGTCCCCAAGGACGAGATCCGCCTCTACCTGGCGCTGCGCGAGGCCGCCCACCAGCGGCTCTTCGCCCATGTGCCGTGGCTGCGCTCGCATCTGTTCGGTGCGGTCGAGGGCTATGCGCGCGGCATCACCGTCGACACGGCCAAGCTGGAGGACGCCGTCGGCCAGCTGGACGTGTCGAACCCCGAGCAGTTGCAGGAGGCGCTCCAGCAGGGCATGTTCCAGCCGGAGGACACCCCTGAGCAGAAGGCCGCGCTGGCCCGCCTGGAGACTGCGCTCGCGCTGGTCGAGGGCTGGGTGGACGCGGTGGTCCACGAGGCCGCCAAGCCCCGGCTGACCTCGGCGGACGCGCTGCGCGAGATGCTGCGCAGGCGCCGGGCGACCGGCGGTCCGGCGGAGCAGACCTTCGCCACACTGATCGGTCTGGAGCTGCGGCCGCGCCGACTGCGCGACGCCTCGCGCCTGTGGGCCTCGCTCACCGACGCGCGCGGGGTGGACGGCCGGGACGACCTGTGGGAGCACCCGGACATGCTGCCGACCGCCTCCGACCTGGACGACCCGGACGGCTTCGTGCACCGCGAGCACCTCGACTTCTCCGAGCTGGACAAGATGCTGGGCGAGGCCGCCGAGCAGAGCGGCCCGTCGCTGAAGAAGGACAAGCCGGGCGAGGCGGGCTCGACGGACGAGAGCACCGACAGCGACGACAAGGGCGATTCGGGCAAGTGAGTCTGCATGAGGACGCGGTCCTCGTACTGAAGGCGTACGAGGCTCAGCCCGAGCTGCGCCAGACCTATCTGGACCATCTCTCGGCCCACCCGGACGGGATGTGGAAAGCCTGCGAGGCCGGTCACCTCACGGCGAGCGCGCTGGTCGTGGACCGGGAGCGGGGCCGGGTGCTGCTGACCCTGCACAAGAAGCTGAACATGTGGCTCCAGATGGGTGGCCACTGCGAGCTGGAGGACACCTCGCTGACGGTCGCGGCCCTGCGCGAGGCCCGGGAGGAGTCGGGCATCGCCGGTCTCACGCTGCTCGCGGGCGGTCCCGTACGGCTCGACCGGCATGCCATTCCGCCGCCCTGCCACTGGCACCTGGACGTCCAGTACGCGGCGCTGGCCCCGGCCGGCGCCGTCGAGGCGATCAGCGACGAGTCCCTGGACCTGCGCTGGTTCGACTACGACGAGGTCGCGAAGGTGGCCGACGAGTCGGTCGTACGCCTGGTGGAGGCGGCTCGCGCCCGGTTGTGACCGCCGGGTGAGACCGGGGCAACGCCTTGCGGGTTCGGCCCCAACTGCCTTGTGCGTAAGGGGCGTTCGCCATTGCGAGCGCCCCTTACGCATGCCCCTGGAGGCTAGCTCCAGGCGTTGCCCTGGTTCTGCGCGTGGGCGCCCTGCTGGCCCATCCCGTACTGGGCCCGCAGCCCCTGGCCGATCATCACGTTCTGCGGCGGCAGCACCTCGCTCGGCTGCACGAGGGCGAAACCCTGCCCCAGGAAGCTCAGTTCCCAGCCCTCGCCCGTGTTGCCGCGGCGCCGCCACACGCCCGTGGAGTGCGTCTGCGCCTGCATCTGCACCCGGAGCGAGGTCGACCAGGCGACGATCGCGTCCGCGTCCGCGTTCACGTATTTGTCCGGTGTGACCTGAAGCATCAGCGGCTGGCCCGAGGTCATCAGGACGACCTTGCCGGTGCCGGTGATGTTGAGCTGGTACTTGCCGGTGCCGGAGATCCCGTACTGGCTGTCCACGGCGACGACTTCGTAGTGCAGCGATGAGTCCATGGCCAGGACGTAGCCGCTGTCGACCGTCAGGCCGTCCCGGTCGACGTCCACGATGTGGACGTGCTGGGCCAGGTTGGCGAGGTAGACCGTGCCCTGTCCGGAGACGCGCATCAGGTCCAGACCCTCACCGGTGTGGGCGCGGGCGCGCTGCTGACCCTGCGACTGGTACTCGCCGTCGAACTCCATCAGCCCCTGGTAGGCGACCATCGAGCCCTTGCGGGCGAGGATGTCGTCGTGGCCGGTGAGCACGGCTCGCAGCAGTTGCGCGTTCTGTGCGGTGTACCGCTCCTGGGACTGCTGCTCGGTGTAGCTGAAAAGCGGGCTCTGCATGGTGTCTCTCCCCCTAGCCCCGGGCCCGCAGGCGGTCCGTGCTGTCCTCACTCGGCTGTACGACGACGATGCCCTGGCCCGAGAAGGCCATCTGGTACGCCTCTCCGCTGCCCCGGCCGATCAGCGAGGACGCCTTGAAGCTGCGCTTGCCCTTCACCTTCAGGTTCGGGGACCAGGCGACAAGGGCGTCCGGGTCGACGTACGTCTCGTCCTCGCCGCTGCCGCAGTCGACGACGACCGGGGTTCCGCGCGAGGTCAGCGCGACCCAGCCGGTGCCGGAGATCCTCACGTTGAACAGGCCCTGGCCGGCGAACTTGGCGAGCCCCTTGACCCGTTCGACTCCCCACTGGAGGCTCGCGTCGAAGGCGAGCACATTGGTGCCGTTGACGGAGAGAGCGTCATTGTTGAGGTTGACGATCACGACGTTGGCCCCGTAGTCGGCGAGGTAGAGCAGTCCGTCGCCGGTGCACTTCATCAACGGGGCGCCCTCGCCGGTGATCCAGTCCCGGGCCATCTGCCGCATGGCGGGCGGGTTGGGCTCGTACTGGATGAAGCCCTCGTAGGCGACCATCGAGCCGACCCGCGCGAACAGGTCCTGGCCGGTGGCCATGGCCACCTTGAGCATGGCGCTGCCGTGGTTCTCCATCCGGGCGGCGACGGGGGTGGGGGCATAGCCCGCGAGTTGCTGGTTCATTCTTCGGGCTCCCTCAGACCTCGTACGGCTGGACGACGATGAAGTTGCCGGGGGCGCCCCGGAACTGGAGGTTGACGGACTCGCCGCTGTCTCCCGGATAGGCGTTGCGGCGCATCCTGACCTGGCTGGAAATGATCACCTGGGACGCGGCGGACCAGGCGACGACCGCGTCGCTGTCGGCGAACGTGGTCGGGGTGACCGGCAGCACCACCGGCGTGCCGTGGGTCATCGCGACGACGGTGCCGGTGCCCTGGAACAGCATGGTGAACAGGGCACCGCCGGGAATGCCGTGGCCTTCGATGCGGCGGACCTCGTACTGGAGGGACTCGTCGAAGGCCAGGACATTCTCGGCGGAGACGCAGATGCCGTCGCCCTGGAGCTCGATGGGGTGCAGATAGGCGCTGTTCTCGGCGAGGAAGACCTGGCCGCGGCCGGTGCAGCGCATCAACTGCATTTCCTGGCCGGTCGCACCGCCGACGATCCGGCCGGCGAAACCGGCTCCCTTGTAGCCGAAGTCGACCTTGCCCTGATACATGACCATGCTGCCCTGGCGGGCGAGGACCGGCTGGCCGCCCGCACCGAGGTCGACCCGGACCAGGTGCTTGTTCTGCGAGGTCCAGCGCTGGCCGGTGGGCAGCTCCTTGTACATCTGGATCGCGGCCTGAAGGCCGCCGCCGGCCTGGGGCATGGCCTGCGGCTGCCCATGGGGAGCGGGCTGGCCATAGGGCGCCGGCTGACCGTACGGGGCGGGGGCGCCCGGCGGCGGGACCTGGCCCGGAATATGGCCGGGCTGCTGGCCGAACTGCGGCTGCTGCCCGTGCGGCTGCTGGTACGGCGCTCCGTACGGCGCCGGGGCGGGCGGCGGCGGGATCGTGCCGGGCGGCAGGTGCATCGGCGCGGCGATGGTGGGCGCGGCGTGGATCTGCGGGCTGGGCGCGGGGGCCGGAGGCGGTGTCGAACCCTGCGGCGGCGGCGCGTAGTGCTGCGGGGCGGCCGGGGCAGGTGAGGGCACCGGCGTCCCGAAGGAGGGTGCGGGCTGTGGAGCCTGCGCGGGAGC
Coding sequences:
- a CDS encoding PPA1309 family protein, with protein sequence MSNVSPSGPPMAASPLTRAVLEIDEYASGLGWDKPARLFALVDTAKLRAQAPGLVSPADDAQVSGLTPIEQEEIPRNKPLDKFLGTIAWPDSVAGCALTVERMMLPPSAETSVPEGLGDKELAKWVAAHPDRQEVRMTVAVLRGGARESAIRLREKDSPTEVLTGPDLVPGLAEALAATFA
- a CDS encoding SDR family oxidoreductase, producing the protein MSSPDPQVRAARNLSTSTSRGPVVAVTGAASGIGALLTARLAASDEVKQVIAIDERRGEVSEATWHILDVRDPAIAEKLRGADVVVHLALDLDLETDSAARTAYNVRGTQTVLTAAAAAGVHRVVLCTSAMVYGALPDNDIPLSEDAELRATAEATGVGDLLEIERLGRRAPRAHPGLNVTVVRPAVLVGGTDTALTRYFESPRLLVVAGSRPTWQFCHVEDLCSALEYAALEKVEGEFAVGCDGWLEQEEVEEFSGIRRMELPSAVALGAAARLHRIGLTPSPAGDLAYTMHPWVVSVGRLHDAGWRPRWTNEEVLAELLEEAAGRHTVAGRRLGRKDATAAGAAGATVALLGAAAVVRRARKRRGL
- a CDS encoding zinc-dependent metalloprotease, with the protein product MSDTPFGFGLPPEEPENGDGKKKDPAGGGQGAGGQGGNPFGFPGAGGGDNPFAAMFGSMNPNDLGAAFQQLGQMLSYEGGPVNWDMAKQIARQTVAQGTADGTKDESVGPAERAAVEEAVRLADLWLDDATSLPSGSTTAVAWSRAEWVEATQPAWKELVDPVAERVGAAMGGVLPEEMQAMAGPLIGMMRSMGGAMFGQQIGQAVGVLAGEVVGSTDIGLPLGPAGKAALLPLNIEAFGKDLGVPKDEIRLYLALREAAHQRLFAHVPWLRSHLFGAVEGYARGITVDTAKLEDAVGQLDVSNPEQLQEALQQGMFQPEDTPEQKAALARLETALALVEGWVDAVVHEAAKPRLTSADALREMLRRRRATGGPAEQTFATLIGLELRPRRLRDASRLWASLTDARGVDGRDDLWEHPDMLPTASDLDDPDGFVHREHLDFSELDKMLGEAAEQSGPSLKKDKPGEAGSTDESTDSDDKGDSGK
- a CDS encoding AIM24 family protein, which encodes MQSPLFSYTEQQSQERYTAQNAQLLRAVLTGHDDILARKGSMVAYQGLMEFDGEYQSQGQQRARAHTGEGLDLMRVSGQGTVYLANLAQHVHIVDVDRDGLTVDSGYVLAMDSSLHYEVVAVDSQYGISGTGKYQLNITGTGKVVLMTSGQPLMLQVTPDKYVNADADAIVAWSTSLRVQMQAQTHSTGVWRRRGNTGEGWELSFLGQGFALVQPSEVLPPQNVMIGQGLRAQYGMGQQGAHAQNQGNAWS
- a CDS encoding molybdenum cofactor biosynthesis protein MoaE gives rise to the protein MARTYPEHPGEQPAQDPIRLLAIRDTPLSVDEVFAAAGDSAAGGTTLFVGTVRNHDGGSDVDRLGYSCHPSAEAEMRRIAEKVIAEYPVRALAAVHRVGELEVGDIAVVVAVSCPHRGEAFEACRKLIDALKHEVPIWKHQHFSDGTEEWVGA
- a CDS encoding NUDIX hydrolase, which translates into the protein MSLHEDAVLVLKAYEAQPELRQTYLDHLSAHPDGMWKACEAGHLTASALVVDRERGRVLLTLHKKLNMWLQMGGHCELEDTSLTVAALREAREESGIAGLTLLAGGPVRLDRHAIPPPCHWHLDVQYAALAPAGAVEAISDESLDLRWFDYDEVAKVADESVVRLVEAARARL
- a CDS encoding AIM24 family protein, whose product is MNQQLAGYAPTPVAARMENHGSAMLKVAMATGQDLFARVGSMVAYEGFIQYEPNPPAMRQMARDWITGEGAPLMKCTGDGLLYLADYGANVVIVNLNNDALSVNGTNVLAFDASLQWGVERVKGLAKFAGQGLFNVRISGTGWVALTSRGTPVVVDCGSGEDETYVDPDALVAWSPNLKVKGKRSFKASSLIGRGSGEAYQMAFSGQGIVVVQPSEDSTDRLRARG
- a CDS encoding TerD family protein — encoded protein: MAREFQRGHKAKVSDLTAGTDLYVGVQIGGPGLTFDISCFGLDANEQLSDDRYFVFFNQPKSPEESIQLLGAQSGDTESFRVTLDRVPANIHKLSFTATLDGAGQMSQVGPGYIRVVAGGEEVVRYSFTGAEFSTERAVMLGDFYLKDVWRFAAVGQGFDGGLEALLKNFGGEVLEEEPAPAPPQQSQGGAAPGFAPPPQATGPAPQFGAPAQAPQPAPSFGTPVPSPAPAAPQHYAPPPQGSTPPPAPAPSPQIHAAPTIAAPMHLPPGTIPPPPAPAPYGAPYQQPHGQQPQFGQQPGHIPGQVPPPGAPAPYGQPAPYGQPAPHGQPQAMPQAGGGLQAAIQMYKELPTGQRWTSQNKHLVRVDLGAGGQPVLARQGSMVMYQGKVDFGYKGAGFAGRIVGGATGQEMQLMRCTGRGQVFLAENSAYLHPIELQGDGICVSAENVLAFDESLQYEVRRIEGHGIPGGALFTMLFQGTGTVVAMTHGTPVVLPVTPTTFADSDAVVAWSAASQVIISSQVRMRRNAYPGDSGESVNLQFRGAPGNFIVVQPYEV
- a CDS encoding YlbL family protein, whose protein sequence is MPRRTATMLASTLVLIALLCAGVLITVPYAEMSPGPTVNTLGDSGGEPVLQISGHKTYPTTGHLNMTTVRVTGADYRMNLVEAVYGWLAHDSVVVPHDTLYPDGKTDEQSNQENAEEFSQSQESAKVAALNELAIPVKSWVIVSSVVKGSPAEGKLHAGDAIKAVDGTTVTKPADVAALVTKHKPGQNVVFTVVPAKQAEVAKKAGTAPEGGEKLTITTEKATDGDRAIVGIQAGTDHAFPFSVDIKLADVGGPSAGLMFSLGIVDKLTPQDLTGGKFVAGTGTIDDSGKVGPIGGIEMKLIGARQAGARYFLTPNDNCAAAAADIPSGLTLVKVDTIHDARQSLDKIRTGDTAGLPNCSAK